In the genome of Nitrospirota bacterium, one region contains:
- the nusG gene encoding transcription termination/antitermination protein NusG has translation MGKNWYVIHTYSGFEGKVKTSLEERIQTAGLSEKFGKIMVPTEEVVEIKEGKKRVSNRKFFPGYVLIEMDINDETWQLVKSTPKVTGFVGGGEKPVPLSEKEVGTLQSQMDSGTAQPRSKVQFQKGENIRIIDGPFIGFNGSVEEVHLDHSKLKVFVSIFGRPTPVELGFLQVEKM, from the coding sequence ATGGGTAAAAATTGGTATGTCATCCACACTTATTCAGGTTTTGAAGGGAAGGTTAAAACCAGCCTGGAAGAACGAATTCAAACCGCCGGTTTATCTGAAAAGTTTGGGAAAATCATGGTTCCGACGGAAGAGGTCGTTGAAATTAAAGAGGGTAAAAAGCGAGTTTCGAACAGAAAATTTTTCCCGGGTTATGTTTTAATTGAAATGGATATCAATGATGAAACCTGGCAGTTAGTAAAAAGTACGCCAAAAGTGACAGGTTTTGTCGGGGGCGGTGAAAAACCCGTTCCCCTTTCGGAAAAAGAAGTCGGCACCCTGCAATCTCAAATGGATTCAGGAACGGCTCAGCCCAGGAGCAAAGTCCAGTTTCAAAAAGGGGAAAATATCCGTATCATTGATGGCCCTTTTATCGGGTTTAACGGCTCCGTAGAGGAAGTCCATCTGGATCACAGCAAATTGAAAGTTTTTGTATCCATTTTTGGAAGACCTACGCCGGTAGAGCTTGGATTTTTACAAGTTGAAAAAATGTAA
- the rplK gene encoding 50S ribosomal protein L11: protein MAKEAIAFVKLQIPAGKANPAPPVGPALGQHGVNIMEFCKSFNAKTQTQGDTIVPVVITVFSDRTFTFIMKTPPASDLLKKAAGVVKGAAVPNKDKVGKVTAAQVEEIAKTKMPDLNAVDLPGAIQIIRGTARSMGIQVID, encoded by the coding sequence ATGGCCAAAGAAGCAATCGCGTTTGTCAAATTACAAATTCCGGCGGGCAAGGCCAATCCTGCTCCTCCGGTCGGCCCCGCGTTAGGGCAGCACGGGGTTAATATCATGGAGTTTTGCAAAAGTTTTAATGCGAAAACTCAAACCCAGGGGGATACGATCGTTCCGGTTGTGATCACCGTTTTTTCAGATCGCACATTCACGTTTATCATGAAGACTCCGCCTGCTTCCGATTTATTAAAAAAAGCGGCGGGAGTCGTTAAAGGCGCCGCGGTTCCCAATAAAGACAAGGTGGGAAAAGTAACGGCCGCCCAGGTTGAAGAAATCGCAAAAACAAAAATGCCCGACTTAAACGCTGTCGATCTTCCCGGGGCGATTCAAATTATCAGAGGGACGGCGCGGAGTATGGGAATTCAGGTCATCGATTAG
- a CDS encoding 50S ribosomal protein L1, translated as MGKKFKAAQAKVENKYYEIKDAVNLVKEIAFAKFDESVDLAIKLGVDPKHSDQMVRGSVVLPHGTGKKVKVLVFAKGEKEKEATDAGADYVGSDDLAEKISKGWIDFDSIVATPDMMGTVGKLGRILGPRGLMPNPKTGTVTFDVARAISDIRKGKVEFKVEKAGIIHVPVGKKSFNPEHLYENSMAVLESVIKAKPSSSKGTYLQSVTISTTMSPGVSVNTGSVTRVVI; from the coding sequence ATGGGTAAGAAATTTAAGGCGGCTCAGGCCAAAGTTGAAAACAAGTACTATGAAATTAAAGATGCGGTTAATTTGGTAAAAGAAATCGCCTTTGCCAAATTTGATGAGAGTGTCGACCTTGCGATTAAATTAGGCGTTGATCCGAAACATTCTGATCAGATGGTTCGGGGGTCTGTCGTCCTTCCGCATGGAACTGGAAAGAAAGTAAAGGTTTTAGTGTTTGCCAAAGGAGAAAAAGAAAAAGAAGCGACGGACGCGGGCGCCGATTATGTGGGATCCGATGACCTGGCTGAAAAAATTTCAAAAGGCTGGATCGACTTTGACAGTATTGTGGCTACGCCGGACATGATGGGAACCGTCGGAAAATTGGGAAGAATTTTAGGCCCCAGGGGATTGATGCCTAATCCGAAAACAGGGACCGTGACTTTTGATGTCGCCAGAGCCATCAGTGACATCCGAAAAGGAAAAGTGGAATTTAAAGTTGAAAAAGCCGGAATTATTCATGTGCCGGTAGGTAAAAAATCTTTCAATCCAGAGCATCTCTATGAAAATAGCATGGCTGTTTTAGAATCTGTCATTAAAGCAAAACCATCCTCCAGTAAGGGAACCTACTTGCAGTCGGTTACCATTTCCACCACAATGAGTCCCGGGGTTTCTGTTAATACCGGAAGTGTTACGAGAGTCGTTATCTAA
- a CDS encoding 50S ribosomal protein L10 codes for MNKTEKSSEIKEISDRFSRATSVVLSEYAGLGVEDLRKLRNNVRKVNGEFKVMKNTLVQKAIETSSYKPMQPFFKGPIGVVFGYDDPIGAIKAAKEFSEKEKVFRLKGGMIEGKVLDVKDLGAVANLPSRQVMIGQLLSRMQSPLYGLVRTLNGIVNNFVYALNAVKEKKESGC; via the coding sequence ATGAATAAAACAGAAAAATCTTCTGAAATTAAAGAAATTTCAGACCGTTTCAGCAGGGCGACGTCTGTGGTTTTATCAGAATATGCCGGATTAGGGGTGGAAGATTTAAGAAAACTTCGTAACAATGTCCGCAAGGTGAACGGTGAATTTAAAGTGATGAAAAACACCCTCGTTCAAAAGGCCATTGAAACCTCTTCGTATAAACCGATGCAACCCTTCTTTAAAGGACCTATAGGGGTTGTTTTTGGCTACGATGATCCCATTGGGGCCATTAAAGCGGCAAAGGAATTTTCCGAAAAAGAGAAAGTGTTCAGGCTTAAAGGCGGAATGATCGAAGGCAAGGTTTTGGATGTCAAAGATCTTGGCGCTGTTGCCAATTTACCGAGCCGGCAGGTGATGATCGGACAGCTTCTTTCAAGGATGCAATCTCCTCTTTATGGTCTGGTAAGGACGTTAAATGGGATTGTGAATAACTTTGTTTATGCCCTGAATGCGGTTAAAGAGAAAAAAGAATCCGGATGTTAA
- the rplL gene encoding 50S ribosomal protein L7/L12 produces the protein MTNEEIISAVEKMPVLQLAELIKMLEEKFGVSAAAPVAVAQAGGGGSAAAAPAEEKTAFDVILASAGDKKIQVIKVVRELTSLGLKEAKDLVEAAPKPVKTGVAKEEAESMKKKLEESGAKVEIK, from the coding sequence ATGACAAATGAAGAAATTATTTCCGCCGTTGAAAAAATGCCGGTTCTGCAGCTTGCAGAGCTTATTAAAATGCTTGAAGAAAAGTTTGGCGTCAGCGCCGCTGCTCCCGTTGCAGTTGCACAAGCAGGGGGCGGGGGATCCGCCGCCGCTGCTCCTGCTGAAGAAAAAACGGCATTTGATGTGATTTTAGCGAGCGCTGGCGACAAAAAAATCCAGGTGATCAAGGTGGTTAGAGAATTAACCAGCCTGGGTTTGAAAGAGGCTAAAGACCTTGTCGAAGCCGCGCCTAAACCGGTTAAGACCGGCGTTGCCAAAGAAGAAGCCGAATCAATGAAAAAGAAACTGGAAGAGTCAGGGGCAAAAGTCGAAATCAAATAA
- the rpoB gene encoding DNA-directed RNA polymerase subunit beta — translation MSNSINALRTRKDFAKIGTKIEIPNLIEIQKRSYERFLQMDVSPEQREDIGLQSTFTSVFPISDYNDTAMVEFLDYSIGIPKYDVLECLERGMTFAAPLKIRVRLMVWDKDEKTNAKKVKDIREQEVYIGELPLMTGNGTFIVNGTERVVVSQLQRSPGVSFSHDKGKTHASGKVLYSARIIPYRGSWLDFEFDVKDILYVRIDRRRKLASTILLKAFGYTVEDLLKTYYPIEEIVVKDAKFFRVIDPEIHSGILKAPHDLIDKKTKEVIAKEGTKLNRLHVKKLKSAGFKEITLPDEELLGRVVLNDLIDINTGEIILERNQEITQPVFEKILASGITSFQLLFIDNIQILPVIRDTLAIEKVGSQQEAMVEIYKRIRPGETPSVDAAKLLFDNLFFNNKRYDLSPVGRLKINKKFGLTIPLEQRTLTREDAVEVVRYLINLKTGKGEIDDIDNLGNRRVRSVGELLENQFRVGLVRMERTIKERMNLLDIETILPHDVINSKPVIAVIKEFFGSSQLSQFMDQTNPLAEITHKRRLSALGPGGLTRERAGFEVRDVHPSHYGRICPIETPEGPNIGLITSMATYARVNEFGFIESPYRKVEGGRVSDDVIYISAIDEDQYIIAQANTKIDAKGKIVAEIVSARHAGDFVMVTPDKINLMDVSPKQIVSVATALIPFLENDDANRALMGSNMQRQAVPLLQTEAPFVGTGMEAIVARDSGYVVLANRSGVVESVDASRIVIRAELTRKQKEQSLKEPEVALDVYNLIKFQRSNQNTCITQKPIVHVGQKIKKGDVLADGPAIEMGELALGRNILVAFMPWGGYNFEDAILVSENLTKEDRFTSIHIEEFEIESRDTKLGKEDITRDIPNISEEALKNLDESGIIRIGAEVKPGDILVGKVTPKGETQLTPEEKLLRAIFGEKAGDVKDASLYVPPGIEGVIVDVKIFSRRGIDKDERAKSIETDDILRIQRDHQDELRLLEEEKNKKIRKILLDMTVANEIMDRETGETLLHKKKKLTGEILEKISDSDLKDISLVETEESEKIEEIERYTKDQIEMLQTIYDEKVGRLKKGDELPPGVIKLVKVYIAMKRKLQVGDKMAGRHGNKGVVSRILPAEDMPFLPDGTPVEIVLNPLGVPSRMNVGQVLETHLGWAAKTLGIHVASPVFDGSTEKEIKDLLKTADLPSSGQIMLCDGKTGEPFKRPVTVGVMYVLKLHHLVDDKIHARSIGPYSLVTQQPLGGKAQFGGQRLGEMEVWALQAYGAASILQEFLTVKSDDVPGRSRIYEAIVKGEPFLEPGLPESFNVLIKELQSLGLDVELIKSKG, via the coding sequence ATGTCAAACAGCATAAATGCTTTGAGGACTCGAAAAGATTTTGCAAAAATCGGGACAAAAATTGAAATTCCGAATTTAATCGAAATCCAGAAACGGTCTTATGAACGTTTTCTGCAGATGGATGTATCGCCGGAACAGAGAGAGGATATCGGTCTTCAATCTACTTTTACCTCTGTTTTCCCCATTTCTGATTACAATGATACCGCGATGGTTGAGTTTCTTGACTACTCTATCGGGATTCCAAAATATGATGTCCTGGAATGTTTAGAAAGAGGAATGACGTTTGCCGCTCCGCTAAAAATCCGCGTCCGTCTCATGGTTTGGGATAAGGATGAAAAAACAAACGCCAAAAAAGTGAAAGATATTCGGGAGCAGGAAGTTTACATCGGGGAACTTCCACTCATGACAGGGAACGGAACCTTTATCGTAAACGGCACTGAAAGGGTGGTCGTCAGTCAGCTCCAGCGCTCACCGGGGGTTTCTTTTTCGCATGACAAAGGGAAGACGCATGCGAGCGGAAAGGTCCTTTATTCCGCCAGGATTATTCCTTATCGCGGCTCGTGGCTGGATTTTGAGTTTGACGTAAAAGATATTCTTTATGTACGGATTGACCGCCGGCGGAAACTTGCCTCGACCATCCTTTTAAAAGCCTTCGGCTACACCGTTGAGGATCTTTTAAAAACCTATTATCCTATTGAAGAAATTGTGGTCAAGGACGCCAAGTTTTTCAGGGTGATTGACCCCGAAATTCATTCAGGAATATTAAAAGCTCCTCATGATTTGATCGATAAAAAAACCAAAGAAGTCATTGCTAAAGAAGGGACCAAATTAAACCGGTTACATGTCAAAAAGCTAAAATCGGCTGGCTTCAAAGAGATTACCTTGCCCGATGAAGAACTTCTGGGCAGGGTGGTCCTGAATGATTTAATTGATATTAACACGGGGGAGATTATTCTTGAGCGAAATCAGGAAATTACCCAGCCTGTCTTCGAAAAGATTTTAGCGAGCGGAATCACCTCTTTTCAACTTCTTTTTATTGATAACATTCAAATTCTTCCGGTTATTCGGGATACTCTTGCGATTGAAAAAGTCGGTTCCCAGCAGGAAGCGATGGTCGAAATTTATAAAAGAATTCGACCGGGTGAAACGCCCAGCGTCGATGCCGCCAAATTATTATTCGATAATCTTTTCTTTAATAACAAGCGATATGACCTTTCTCCAGTCGGCAGGCTTAAGATCAATAAAAAGTTTGGCTTAACCATTCCCCTTGAACAGCGAACGCTAACGCGGGAGGATGCCGTTGAGGTGGTTCGTTATCTCATCAATTTAAAAACCGGAAAAGGGGAAATTGATGATATCGATAACCTTGGCAACAGAAGAGTCCGGTCAGTGGGAGAGCTTTTAGAAAATCAATTCAGGGTTGGTTTAGTCAGGATGGAACGAACGATCAAGGAAAGAATGAACCTTCTTGATATCGAGACCATCCTTCCTCATGATGTGATTAATTCCAAACCTGTCATTGCGGTGATTAAGGAGTTTTTCGGATCCAGCCAGCTTTCTCAGTTTATGGATCAGACCAATCCGTTGGCTGAAATCACCCATAAAAGAAGGCTTTCGGCGCTGGGACCCGGCGGGTTAACCCGCGAACGGGCCGGTTTTGAAGTTCGAGACGTTCATCCCAGCCATTATGGGCGGATTTGTCCGATTGAAACGCCTGAAGGGCCTAATATCGGTTTGATTACCTCAATGGCAACCTATGCAAGAGTCAATGAATTTGGTTTTATCGAGTCTCCTTACCGAAAAGTTGAAGGAGGGCGGGTCAGCGACGATGTTATTTATATTTCTGCGATAGACGAAGATCAATACATCATTGCCCAGGCCAACACGAAAATCGACGCGAAAGGGAAAATAGTCGCCGAAATTGTTTCCGCGCGTCATGCCGGTGATTTTGTCATGGTGACCCCGGACAAAATTAATTTAATGGACGTTTCTCCAAAACAGATCGTCAGCGTTGCCACGGCGCTCATTCCGTTTTTGGAAAACGACGATGCCAACAGGGCGCTGATGGGATCAAATATGCAGCGTCAAGCGGTGCCCCTTCTTCAAACCGAAGCGCCTTTTGTCGGAACCGGAATGGAAGCCATTGTCGCCCGGGATTCCGGCTATGTTGTTTTAGCCAATCGCTCCGGGGTGGTTGAGAGCGTTGACGCCAGCCGAATTGTTATTCGTGCTGAATTGACCAGAAAACAAAAGGAACAGTCATTAAAAGAGCCGGAAGTTGCTTTGGACGTTTATAATTTGATTAAATTTCAACGGTCAAACCAAAATACCTGCATTACCCAGAAACCGATTGTGCATGTGGGCCAAAAAATCAAAAAAGGGGATGTTCTTGCAGACGGCCCGGCCATTGAAATGGGCGAGTTGGCTTTGGGGAGAAATATCCTGGTCGCCTTTATGCCCTGGGGAGGTTACAATTTTGAAGACGCGATTCTGGTCAGCGAAAATTTAACGAAAGAAGATCGATTTACCTCCATTCATATTGAAGAATTTGAAATTGAATCCCGTGATACTAAATTGGGCAAGGAAGATATTACCCGGGACATTCCAAATATCAGTGAAGAGGCCTTGAAAAATCTCGATGAATCCGGAATTATCCGGATCGGAGCTGAAGTCAAGCCTGGAGATATTCTGGTTGGAAAAGTGACGCCTAAAGGGGAAACTCAGTTGACTCCGGAAGAAAAGCTTCTTCGGGCAATTTTTGGAGAAAAGGCGGGCGATGTGAAAGACGCCTCCCTCTATGTTCCTCCAGGAATTGAAGGCGTTATTGTCGACGTTAAAATATTTTCCAGAAGAGGCATTGATAAGGATGAACGCGCCAAGAGCATAGAAACGGATGATATTCTACGAATTCAGAGGGATCATCAGGATGAACTTCGCCTTTTAGAGGAAGAGAAAAACAAGAAAATTCGAAAGATTCTTCTGGATATGACGGTTGCCAATGAGATCATGGATCGTGAAACAGGAGAAACCCTTTTACACAAAAAGAAAAAACTTACAGGCGAAATTCTCGAAAAGATTTCGGATAGCGATTTAAAAGATATTTCCCTGGTGGAAACGGAAGAATCTGAAAAAATTGAAGAAATCGAGCGATATACAAAAGACCAGATTGAGATGCTCCAAACGATTTATGATGAGAAGGTGGGGCGTCTTAAAAAAGGAGATGAACTTCCTCCTGGCGTCATTAAGCTGGTTAAAGTTTATATCGCGATGAAAAGGAAATTGCAGGTTGGCGATAAAATGGCCGGCCGGCACGGCAATAAGGGCGTGGTGTCGCGAATCCTCCCTGCTGAAGATATGCCGTTTCTGCCCGACGGGACACCGGTAGAAATTGTTCTCAATCCTCTGGGGGTGCCTTCCCGTATGAACGTCGGCCAGGTTTTGGAGACTCATTTGGGATGGGCAGCTAAAACCCTGGGGATTCATGTCGCCAGTCCGGTGTTTGATGGGTCTACGGAAAAAGAAATTAAAGATCTCTTAAAAACAGCCGATCTCCCTTCTTCGGGTCAAATTATGTTGTGTGACGGAAAAACCGGGGAGCCATTCAAGCGGCCTGTAACCGTTGGGGTTATGTATGTTTTGAAGCTTCATCATTTGGTGGACGATAAGATTCATGCCAGGTCGATCGGACCCTATTCGCTGGTGACCCAGCAACCTCTGGGCGGAAAAGCGCAATTTGGAGGCCAAAGATTGGGAGAAATGGAAGTCTGGGCGCTTCAGGCCTATGGAGCGGCGTCGATTTTGCAGGAATTTCTGACCGTCAAATCGGATGACGTTCCCGGGAGATCCAGAATCTATGAAGCCATCGTGAAAGGGGAGCCTTTCTTGGAGCCGGGTTTACCGGAATCATTTAATGTTCTCATCAAGGAATTGCAGAGTTTAGGATTGGACGTTGAGTTGATCAAGTCAAAAGGATAA